One window from the genome of Aquabacterium sp. A3 encodes:
- a CDS encoding 8-oxoguanine deaminase: protein MTEPLLLIKDADCVATMDDAGTEWRHASVLIQGPRIVACGPTADLDPALLAQATDVIDARGHVVIPGLVNTHHHMFQSLTRAIPAAQDAELFTWLRTLYPIWAGLTPEMVRVSTQVAMAELLVSGCTTSSDHLYLYPNGCRLDDSIEAALEIGMRFHASRGSMSVGESNGGLPPDRLVEREADILKDSQRLIEAWHDERDFSMTRIALAPCSPFSVSPDLMRESASLARSYRRGVRLHTHLAENDHDIAYSREKFKQTPTEYAESLGWLSDDVWHAHCVKLDDHGIGRFAATRTGVAHCPCSNMRLASGIAPVRRMLNAGVPVGLGVDGSASNDAGHMLAEARQAMLLARVGRSLEPFGCDHGPADMSARAALRVATRGGAEVLGRTDIGQIAPGYAADLAIFDTRTLGVAGAAVHDPVAALLMCHGEPTAWTIVNGRVVADHGRVTTVEMGVVVERHNQLARVLAVG from the coding sequence ATGACCGAGCCCCTCCTGCTGATCAAAGACGCCGACTGTGTGGCCACCATGGACGACGCCGGCACCGAGTGGCGCCACGCCAGCGTGCTCATCCAGGGCCCGCGCATCGTGGCCTGCGGCCCCACGGCCGACCTCGACCCCGCCCTGCTGGCACAGGCCACCGACGTGATCGACGCGCGTGGCCACGTCGTCATCCCCGGCCTGGTCAACACCCACCACCACATGTTCCAAAGCCTGACGCGGGCCATCCCCGCCGCGCAGGATGCCGAGCTCTTCACCTGGCTGCGCACGCTCTACCCCATCTGGGCGGGCCTGACGCCCGAGATGGTGCGGGTATCGACCCAGGTGGCCATGGCCGAGCTGCTGGTGAGTGGCTGCACCACCAGCAGCGACCACCTGTACCTGTACCCCAACGGCTGCCGGCTGGACGACAGCATCGAAGCGGCGCTCGAAATCGGCATGCGCTTTCATGCCAGCCGCGGCAGCATGAGCGTGGGCGAATCGAATGGCGGCCTGCCGCCCGACCGCCTGGTCGAGCGCGAAGCCGACATCCTGAAAGACTCGCAACGCCTGATCGAGGCCTGGCACGACGAGCGCGACTTCAGCATGACGCGCATCGCGCTGGCGCCGTGCTCACCGTTTTCAGTCAGCCCGGATTTGATGCGCGAATCGGCCAGCCTGGCGCGCAGCTACCGGCGCGGCGTGCGCCTGCACACCCACCTGGCCGAGAACGACCACGACATCGCCTACAGCCGCGAGAAGTTCAAGCAAACGCCCACCGAATACGCCGAAAGCCTGGGCTGGCTGAGCGACGACGTGTGGCACGCCCACTGCGTGAAGCTGGACGACCACGGCATCGGCCGCTTTGCCGCCACCCGCACGGGCGTGGCGCACTGCCCCTGCAGCAACATGCGCCTGGCCTCGGGCATCGCGCCCGTGCGCCGCATGCTCAACGCCGGCGTGCCCGTGGGCCTGGGCGTGGACGGCTCAGCCAGCAACGACGCCGGCCACATGCTGGCCGAAGCGCGGCAAGCGATGCTGCTGGCGCGCGTGGGTCGCAGCCTGGAGCCCTTCGGGTGCGACCACGGGCCGGCTGACATGAGCGCGCGCGCGGCCTTGCGCGTGGCCACCCGCGGTGGCGCCGAAGTGCTGGGGCGCACGGACATCGGGCAGATTGCGCCCGGCTATGCGGCTGACTTGGCCATCTTTGACACGCGCACCCTAGGCGTGGCTGGGGCGGCGGTGCATGACCCGGTGGCGGCTTTGCTGATGTGCCATGGCGAGCCCACCGCCTGGACGATCGTGAATGGGCGCGTGGTGGCTGACCACGGGCGCGTCACCACGGTGGAGATGGGGGTGGTAGTGGAGAGGCACAACCAGTTGGCGAGGGTGCTGGCGGTGGGGTGA
- a CDS encoding tetratricopeptide repeat protein translates to MFKQFIKALFGRNQEPAAAGGNGSPPAVIPSSGGEELITVFDAYGREVQITRSDWRDKVFMPNLEKNWNNADQLYSLIVSGLNDGFGSDLLPAAQRLLEIDGNEERSHTVLSIVLMKSNDLDKAEATLRAGMAKVGETGTLLTNLAKVFAERGDQLRADETLWQAVQADPNQENGLLWWASVQRERDGDAGYLQALRTAAALPGSWRAQLWLARHCLGEQDVSAARALYQEVLASGLYDGGALMMMSGDLGNSGQIQLILELIAPAYDERKHDPMAGLNLLRACQQLGKLDEGEALLARMYGLSLAPLKQHLDQFTHHFQEMRKGEVHGTPINEAELKIDTIALNQPIWQYGLSNPDWFFAQKDESAPGIGFFALSKIVDAASTAEEQREDDVGRLTRAIPLYLAEAAHYWSDYTSSCYFQIVEGGGPVVSGAAVDGNPLFDIVPSEMKYFVTGEISGTAEGADAEWRVSLHLWNCSTRTKQATESGAAKQSELGALVLSLEERLLLMVGLAREQAFDEFYLRPTPEVIGLYLTELGQAFMLTLLANNMVPKDRMWGERAMLDWPLNMALQWPGVDVLKVMYISGLGKAVGYQSDVLPEYKERSLQLLRDASAVQSPAARLAPIVWKAFGMSDDLQAHVQSLPHDTHPAYVAWLDRLVGSNKTPPG, encoded by the coding sequence ATGTTCAAGCAATTCATCAAGGCTCTTTTTGGTCGCAATCAGGAACCCGCTGCCGCTGGTGGCAATGGTTCCCCTCCCGCGGTAATCCCTTCGTCGGGTGGCGAAGAGCTGATCACGGTCTTTGACGCGTATGGACGCGAGGTGCAGATCACACGCAGTGATTGGCGCGACAAAGTCTTCATGCCGAACCTCGAAAAGAACTGGAATAACGCTGACCAGCTCTACAGCCTGATTGTCTCGGGGCTGAACGATGGTTTCGGAAGCGACCTGCTGCCTGCAGCGCAACGCTTGTTGGAGATTGACGGCAACGAAGAGCGCAGCCACACGGTTCTGAGCATCGTGTTGATGAAGTCCAATGATCTGGATAAGGCAGAGGCCACGCTGCGCGCGGGTATGGCGAAAGTGGGTGAGACAGGGACTTTGCTGACCAATCTGGCCAAGGTTTTCGCTGAGCGAGGGGATCAGTTGCGTGCTGATGAAACTCTCTGGCAGGCGGTGCAGGCCGATCCCAATCAGGAAAACGGCTTGCTGTGGTGGGCGTCCGTGCAGCGTGAGCGCGACGGTGACGCTGGGTATCTTCAGGCCCTGCGAACAGCGGCGGCTCTGCCGGGCAGCTGGCGGGCTCAGCTCTGGTTGGCCCGGCATTGCCTGGGTGAGCAAGACGTCAGTGCTGCCCGCGCCTTGTACCAGGAGGTGCTGGCCAGCGGGCTGTATGACGGTGGGGCGCTGATGATGATGTCAGGCGACCTGGGTAACAGCGGTCAAATTCAGCTGATTCTGGAACTCATTGCCCCCGCCTACGATGAGCGCAAGCACGACCCCATGGCGGGACTCAATTTGTTGCGCGCATGTCAGCAACTCGGCAAGCTGGATGAGGGGGAGGCCTTGCTGGCGCGCATGTATGGGCTTTCTTTGGCGCCCCTCAAGCAGCACCTGGACCAGTTTACGCACCACTTTCAAGAGATGCGTAAAGGGGAGGTGCACGGCACGCCCATCAATGAGGCTGAGTTGAAGATAGACACGATTGCGTTGAATCAGCCGATATGGCAATACGGTCTGAGCAATCCAGATTGGTTTTTCGCCCAGAAAGATGAATCAGCACCAGGCATTGGCTTCTTTGCGTTGTCCAAAATTGTGGACGCTGCATCAACCGCAGAGGAGCAACGTGAAGACGATGTGGGGCGCTTGACGCGTGCTATTCCGCTCTACTTGGCGGAGGCCGCGCACTATTGGAGCGACTACACCTCAAGCTGCTATTTCCAGATCGTGGAGGGTGGTGGGCCTGTTGTGTCTGGGGCAGCGGTTGACGGTAACCCTCTGTTTGACATCGTGCCGAGCGAGATGAAGTACTTTGTCACCGGCGAGATCAGTGGCACTGCTGAGGGTGCTGATGCCGAATGGCGTGTCTCTCTGCATCTGTGGAACTGCAGTACCCGCACAAAACAGGCCACTGAAAGCGGCGCTGCGAAGCAGTCAGAGCTTGGCGCCTTGGTGCTTTCACTGGAAGAGCGTCTGCTGTTGATGGTGGGCCTGGCGCGCGAGCAAGCTTTTGACGAGTTCTATCTGCGGCCTACACCCGAAGTCATCGGCTTGTATCTGACCGAACTGGGGCAGGCCTTCATGTTGACCTTGCTTGCAAACAACATGGTTCCCAAGGATAGGATGTGGGGCGAGCGCGCCATGCTCGACTGGCCACTCAACATGGCCCTGCAGTGGCCGGGCGTTGATGTGCTCAAAGTGATGTACATCTCTGGCCTGGGCAAGGCCGTGGGCTACCAATCCGACGTGCTCCCAGAGTACAAGGAACGTAGTCTTCAGCTGTTGCGTGATGCATCAGCCGTCCAAAGTCCGGCGGCTCGATTAGCGCCAATTGTTTGGAAAGCGTTTGGCATGTCAGATGATTTGCAGGCGCATGTTCAGTCTCTGCCGCATGATACGCATCCTGCCTACGTAGCATGGCTGGACCGGCTGGTCGGGTCGAACAAAACCCCTCCGGGTTGA